Part of the Pseudobdellovibrionaceae bacterium genome is shown below.
ATATAGGAGAATCCTCCAACCGAACCCGCCGAATTTCATTGGCCTGGGGACTTTTTAATCTGTGGCAGCCTGGCGTCAAGACGAAAACATTTTTTAAAAACATTTGACAGCTTTTCCGACCACTCTAATAGCCTCGCCACAAAGCTTAATTAGCTCAATGCTCAAAAAAAGATCACAATCACAAAAGCACACCTCGAGTCGGCCATTTCGTGACTCTGACAGGGGCTCTCTGTAGTGATCGCCACCCTTCGAAAACATCACTGCAAATAAAGGGTGTATAAAGATATTCAATAACACAAATCGGTTACTTTTACAGAAGGGGTGATCATGGGTTTTAAAAATCTTCGCGAAGCTAAACGCTCTTTAAGCACCAAAGAGTTTCGTCACATTCAAAAGCAAGCGGAAACTGCGGTTACGCAATTGCAGGGGGCAGAAATTAATCTTATTCAAACTCTTCAATTGGTTGAAGACAATATGGTTCATAGATGGTGTGGATATAATTCTCTATTTGAATATGCCGTGCAATGCCTCCGCCTGAGTCGAGCCCAATCTTATATGTATGTGGGATTGGCAAAAGCCACCCGGCAGTATAAAAAATTGGAATCCGCTCTTGTTGACCAAAGGGTGACGCCGAGTAAAGCCGCCCGAATTCTTTCAGTGATCACGACCGATAATGAGCAAGATTGGGTTTTAAAAGCCGCCTCTTTACCAAAAACCCAACTTGAAAAAGAAGTGGCAAAGATCAACCCGAAAAAGGTTCCTGGTGAACGCAGTCACTATCTCACTTCTGACGTGATCGAAATGAAAATGCCGGTGAGTGAAGAGGTTTATAAAAAACTGGTGCAGGTTCAGGACTTGCTCTCCAGCTCAACGGGACAGGTTGTATCCATGGAAACTGTATTTGAAAAAATGGCCGACCTATTCTTGCAAAAGAATGATCCCGTTGAAAAAGCAAAAAGACGCCAAGATAAAGGCAAGCTATCCATACACATTTCCCATCCGGCCATCAACCCCAGAGGCGATCGTCTGCCCATACCAAAAGAAATCGAGCATCAGGTGAACTTAAGAGATCAACGCCAATGCCAGCACCGTTACCCATCAGGTGAAAAATGCAAATCTAGGAGATGGTTGCATTTGCATCATCGGGTGCCGGTGTCGCTCGGTGGCGAGCACAGTGTGGATAATTTAATGACCCTTTGCCCGGCCCATCATGAACTAGTGCATTTGTTATTGGAGGAACAAGCCCAGTTACCAAAAACCAAGTACGAACATTCTGCCCGGGCAGAAAGTGCTTTTTGAGATTTTTGGGATTATCACCAGATAGGCGAGAAGAGTCGATTTGAGTTTGCTGTTGAGTGAGTTGGTCGATATCCCCGTTTTCTGCTCGGGCAGAAAGTGCTTTTTGAGTTTTTTGGGATTATCACCAGATAGGCGAGAAGAGTTGATTTGAGTTTGCTGTTGAGTGAGTTGGTCGATATCCCCGTTTTCTGCTCGGGCAGAAAGTGCTTTTTGAGATTTTTGGGATTATCACCAGATAGGTGAGAAGAGTCGATTTGGGTTTGCTATTGGGGGTCTTGGTCGATATCCCCGTTTTCTGCCCGCACAGAATGTGCGTTTAGAGTTTTTTGGGGTTACCAACAGTTAAGTGAGAAGAGCCGGTTGAACCTGGCGAAAATCCGTTTGGACCAAAGGTGTTACCCATGTGATCGGAACAATCTGTAACCTATGTGACCAGACTGTACCCTGGCCATAGTGGTCGGGGTGACTGGATTCGAACCAGCGACCTTTTGCTCCCGAAGCAAACGCGCTACCAGGCTGCGCTACACCCCGCTTGATTTGAGGGGTTGTTATTACTTAAGATTTTTTCTGTGTAAAGCTTAAAAGGCCGTTGGGCTCCAGGCATCACGACCCGCGGCCAGTGGGGTTATAGCGAGCTTATTGGGCCATCCCGACAAAATGAGCGCCAAAGCCGGCTTGAGCCTCATTGAGACTCAAGGCTCGGCTAAGTGCGCCAATGCGGCGGGCATCCCCCTCCCCCAGTGTAACTAGTCCCCCAACTAGAATGGTCAAGCCTCGGTTGACAGGTTTTAATCGTCTGCGCGACGAACTGTTTTTCAGAGGCTAAACCAAAACTTTCAAAAACAACCAAAAATAAATCCAGGCAGGCGTGGGGCAATGATTTTAGAGAAGCCAAAACCAACTCCCGGTGTTTTTCTAAGTCTGACTTACTTCTTTTTAGTAAATTCATGTTTCCCCCGCTTATCCTGGGTTGAATAAAAACATATTGGCCGCATAAAGAGGAGAAATATGTTTTTGTACCCCAAATAAGCGCTCATTATACAGCTGCGGCTAAGCCCGTGGGGTTGCCAATATCTGGTTGAGGAGGGGCCTCATTCATGGCATCATTTTTTTTTGACGTCGAGGCAGAATTCATAAGATTTTTTAGGGGGATGCGTGTTTGCTTTGGGAATTGAACGATTACTCAGCGATAGCAACATAAAGGCAAAATTGCACGGGCGGCGAGTGGCTCTTTTGGGGCATCCGGCTTCAGTGAATCAAGAGCTGGAGCACTCATTGGACCTCTTGATGCGCGAAGAAGATTTGAAAATCACCGCGGCCTTCGGCCCCCAGCATGGCATGCGTGGCGAGAAACAAGATAATATGATTGAAAGCTCTGATTATCATGACCCCAAGTACGGCATTCCCGTGTTTAGTCTGTACGGAGACTACCGGCGACCAACGCCTGAGATGCTTGAGTCTTTTGATGTGATTTTAATAGACCTGCAAGATGTGGGATGCCGAATCTATACTTTTCTCACCACGCTTTTTTATGTCATGGATGAATGTGCCACTGCCGGGAAATCCGTTTGGGTGTTGGATCGACCAAATCCTGCGGGTCGGCCGGTTGAGGGATTAATTTTAAAAAACGAATATCAAAGTTTCGTTGGTGCCGCAGCTGTACCTATGCGGCATGGGTTGACCCTGGGTGAGGCGGCTTATTGGTACAAAGCTCATAAAAAATTGGATGTGGATTTAGAAGTTGTGAGTATGAACGATTATGACCCCAAAGATCGCGGTGGCATGGGGTGGGTGCCGGGGGTGCTTTCTTGGGTGAACCCCAGTCCCAATCTCCCAAGGCTTTCAGGTGTGCAGATGTATGCTGGCACTGTTATGATTGAGGGGACAACTCTCTCAGAGGGGCGGGGAACCACCATCCCGCTTGAGCTCATCGGCGCCCCTGATATTGACGGCGAAAAAGTTGTTGAGGAAATGTTTCGGCTCTGTCCGGATTGGCTTTGGGCCTGTCGGTTGCGACCGTGTTTTTTTGAACCCACATTTCAAAAGCACAGTCATAAGCTGTGTTCAGGTCTGCAAATTCATATTGATCAAGATATTTATGAACACAATGATTTTAAGCCCTTTCGATTGGTGTCGTTGGCGTTTAAGTCCATTCGACAGATCTACCCCGAATACAATATTTGGCGATCTCCGCCCTATGAGTACGAAAAAACTCTGCTGCCCATAGATATCCTGAGTGGAAGTGATGAGTTAAGACGATGGGTTGACCAGGAAGACTCAACGATGGATGCATGGGAGCAGCGACTATCCGTTGATGAAGCAAAGTGGGCTGAAGAAAGAAAACCTCATCTGATCTATGGCTAGTTAAATTTAGGGATGCCAAGGCGCCATGTTCGCCAGAGCGCACTTTGGGCTCGTGTGAGTGTGTCTACATTTAGAATCGCTAGGTGACCTATTGTTACCTAATTGTTTTGTCGACCGAGTCGCCGCCATTGAGGGCGACTCGTTAATCGATTATTAATTAAGTACTGTTACTCTGAGAGATGCTATCTGATCCTCGGCCAACTAATACCTATGCGGCCAGATCACCATTGATATCAGGGCGATCCCGGTAGCAGTCTTCGGCCAAAACTTTTGTTTTTGGAACTTCTATCCAAAAAGTAGAGCCCACACCGGGTTCGCTTTCTAGTGAGATGGTGCCACCCATGCCCTCAATCAGGCGCTTGCTAATGGGCATTCCTAACCCAGTGCCTTTACTGTGCAGCGCCACTTTGCCGAGAGTTTCAAACTCGTTAAACACCTTGGCCTGTTGGTCTTTGGGGATCCCCTTACCAGTGTCTTTTACGTAAACGGTGACCTTTTCTTCATTTTCATCAATCCAAATATTTACGGAGCCACCTTCGTTGTTGTATTTGATCGCATTGTTGATGATGTTAGATAAAACTTGTTTAATACGCACATCGTCGTAGTAGCAAGCAACGGGCGCCTTTGGAGCTTCAAAATGAAGCGTAATTTTTGAATGCTCAGCCATCCCCTCAAGGGTTTCAACCTGGCCGGCGACAAGTTGTGCAATATCTTGTTCGCTCACGAAAAAGTCCATTCGCCCAGCCTGGATTTTTGCAAAATCAAGGATGTCATTGATGAGCTCAAGCATGTGCTGGCCTTGCTGGTAAATCATTTCAACGAATTCATCTTGTTCTTCTTGGGTGTCGTAAAACTTCATGTGTAGAACTTCAGCTGTCGCCACAATGGCCGACATTGGTGTGCGCAGCTCGTGAGTTGTCAGTGCAATAAAGCGGTTTTTTGCGACGTCTAGCTCTAAGAGTTGTTTATTCTGGGTCAGAAGTTCTTCATACGCTGATTTGATCTCTTGTTGTTTTGCCAAAAGATCACGTTGCAGTTTCTTTTGAATGGTCGTGTCTTGAAACATCAAAAGCAAAACAGGGGAGCTGTTCAGGGTGGCTTTTTTAACTCCGACGCTGGCAATAAAATTTTGCCCCGTGGACTTTTTGACAACCACATCTTGAAATAGACCTTCCATTTCGAGTATTTGTTTGTCTAAGAGATGCAGCCGGTGCTCGCCTTGCGAAACTGCAGGCTCGGGAAAAAAATCAGAAATCTTCATTTGATCAAGAGATTTACTCATCGGCGGCTCGAGGAGATGGTCTGCCAAACGATTGAAATAGATGATTTCAAGGCTAGACTCATTCACGGCCAAAATCCCCATGATGGCTTCACTAGCAATCAGTTGATAAATTTCTAAATTATCATTGTTGTGTGGACTCATAGATCGCTCCCAATGAGTTTAATGAAGTCCGCGGCTCTTTCAAGGTCCCCTTTGATTTTAATAAGGAGGGCTTTGAAATCTTTCTGTGGATCAATCTGCATGCGTTCCATCAATGTTTTTGGAGCGCCGAGGACAGTACTGTGACCGCTGTTGCCAAATTTAAGGGCATGTATCAGAAGGTTAGCGAGAAATACAATATCTACGGCACGATTAAGATCATCAGTGATACCGCCACGTTTTCTGGGATCATTTTCGTGGTGAAAGCGCACAACAGCTTGAAATTGCCGAGGCAAAAGCCAACGTTCGGCCATGGCTAGACCCAGTTCCACGTGTCTTGGGGCGTCCATGGCCTCTTCGGCATCATGAAAGCTGACTTTATTTTGCACAGCATGGTTGGAAATATCAGCAATAAGCTGGGGCTCGCCAGCAATAATGGCTACTTTTCCCATGTCGTGCACAAGACCACATGTAAATAAATCAGCAGGAGTTGGATGGCCCGTATACTTTGCGATGGTTTCAGCGGCAATACCTACTCCGATGGAGTGTTTCCAGAATTGATTCAAATCAAACTCGTTAGGTTCTTCAACGTCAAGAGCATTAATAATTGAAGCTGAAAGGACCAGCTGATTGACGGCATCAAAGCCAATGTAGGCAATGGCTCGTGACAAGTTACTAACGCCTCCGGGAATGGCGTAGTAGGCAGAGTTGGCCAGTTTTAAAACCTTTGCCGTCATCGATACATCATTGGCCATAATGCGCTCCACTTCTTTTGTGGAAGCCATCGGGTCATTGATGACTCGACTGAGCTCGTAGACGATCGCGGGGAGAGTGGGGATTTCTTCGAGCTTCTTTAATATCCTATTATGCAATTCTTTTGCGGCGGACATACAATCAGATTAGCTAGCCATTTTCGGAAAGCGTTTGTCTGGGAATAATTCTTGAAGTTTCGCCGTGATTCTTTGAAATGTCAGTGGTTTTAAAATGTAACCATTCACATTTAAAGACTTGGCCTTCATGATATATTCTTTATCCGAAACCGCCGTGGCCAAAAAGAAGGGGATACTTTTGTATTTGTCATTCCCTCGGGTGTACTCTAAAAGCTGTAGCCCATCTTCGTTTGGCATCATGATGTCTGAGATAATAACCACGAGGTTGTCTACCTCGCCGGCTTCTAGTTTTTCACGAGCCACTTTACCATCTTCACATGCGACAACATTGTAGCCCAATTTTGTGAGCAGATGAGTTAGAATTTTGCGGTTAGGCAAAGAGTCTTCTGCAATCAAGATGGTGTCTTGGTTCTCGGTGCCTTCAGCCGGTTTGATTTCTTCGACTTTGTTATTTTGATCAGACATATTTTTCTCCCCAATAAATCTAAATTATTTATCGGACGGGATATGTCTGAGTTTTAATTTTTTTTATGTTGTTTCAATCTTAAGTTGGCTTTTCGCACTTTGGTCTGCTGGCCTTTAGTGAAGTCATCTAGCTGGCGACGCAAGCGGGCGCTTTTCAGTGCCAGTATTCGAACAGCCAAAAGGCCAGCGTTTTTTGAATTGTCCACAGCCATAGTGGCCACGGGCACCCCTCGGGGCATCTGTAATATAGACAAAAGTGAATCCAAACCTTCAAGTTTACCCACCATGACGGGCACGCCGATCACGGGCAAAGAGGTGAGAGAGGCCACCATGCCGGGCAAGTGAGCCGCACCACCCGCTCCAGCAATGATCACTTGCAACCCTCGACCTTCAGCCTGACTGGCGTAGGTTTGCATCATTTTCGGTGTGCGGTGAGCAGAAACAATTTTTACCTCATAAGGCACTTTAAACTCTTCAAGTGTTTCAATGGCGCCGTTCATGACTTTTAGGTCTGAATCGCTTCCCATTATAATGGCCACAGTGGGCTTCATAACTTAAACTCCTTGGCTAGTTTGAGAGCCTT
Proteins encoded:
- a CDS encoding response regulator, with translation MSDQNNKVEEIKPAEGTENQDTILIAEDSLPNRKILTHLLTKLGYNVVACEDGKVAREKLEAGEVDNLVVIISDIMMPNEDGLQLLEYTRGNDKYKSIPFFLATAVSDKEYIMKAKSLNVNGYILKPLTFQRITAKLQELFPDKRFPKMAS
- a CDS encoding HDOD domain-containing protein, with protein sequence MSAAKELHNRILKKLEEIPTLPAIVYELSRVINDPMASTKEVERIMANDVSMTAKVLKLANSAYYAIPGGVSNLSRAIAYIGFDAVNQLVLSASIINALDVEEPNEFDLNQFWKHSIGVGIAAETIAKYTGHPTPADLFTCGLVHDMGKVAIIAGEPQLIADISNHAVQNKVSFHDAEEAMDAPRHVELGLAMAERWLLPRQFQAVVRFHHENDPRKRGGITDDLNRAVDIVFLANLLIHALKFGNSGHSTVLGAPKTLMERMQIDPQKDFKALLIKIKGDLERAADFIKLIGSDL
- a CDS encoding HNH endonuclease — translated: MGFKNLREAKRSLSTKEFRHIQKQAETAVTQLQGAEINLIQTLQLVEDNMVHRWCGYNSLFEYAVQCLRLSRAQSYMYVGLAKATRQYKKLESALVDQRVTPSKAARILSVITTDNEQDWVLKAASLPKTQLEKEVAKINPKKVPGERSHYLTSDVIEMKMPVSEEVYKKLVQVQDLLSSSTGQVVSMETVFEKMADLFLQKNDPVEKAKRRQDKGKLSIHISHPAINPRGDRLPIPKEIEHQVNLRDQRQCQHRYPSGEKCKSRRWLHLHHRVPVSLGGEHSVDNLMTLCPAHHELVHLLLEEQAQLPKTKYEHSARAESAF
- a CDS encoding HAMP domain-containing histidine kinase, producing MSPHNNDNLEIYQLIASEAIMGILAVNESSLEIIYFNRLADHLLEPPMSKSLDQMKISDFFPEPAVSQGEHRLHLLDKQILEMEGLFQDVVVKKSTGQNFIASVGVKKATLNSSPVLLLMFQDTTIQKKLQRDLLAKQQEIKSAYEELLTQNKQLLELDVAKNRFIALTTHELRTPMSAIVATAEVLHMKFYDTQEEQDEFVEMIYQQGQHMLELINDILDFAKIQAGRMDFFVSEQDIAQLVAGQVETLEGMAEHSKITLHFEAPKAPVACYYDDVRIKQVLSNIINNAIKYNNEGGSVNIWIDENEEKVTVYVKDTGKGIPKDQQAKVFNEFETLGKVALHSKGTGLGMPISKRLIEGMGGTISLESEPGVGSTFWIEVPKTKVLAEDCYRDRPDINGDLAA
- the purE gene encoding 5-(carboxyamino)imidazole ribonucleotide mutase, whose product is MKPTVAIIMGSDSDLKVMNGAIETLEEFKVPYEVKIVSAHRTPKMMQTYASQAEGRGLQVIIAGAGGAAHLPGMVASLTSLPVIGVPVMVGKLEGLDSLLSILQMPRGVPVATMAVDNSKNAGLLAVRILALKSARLRRQLDDFTKGQQTKVRKANLRLKQHKKN
- a CDS encoding DUF1343 domain-containing protein, which gives rise to MFALGIERLLSDSNIKAKLHGRRVALLGHPASVNQELEHSLDLLMREEDLKITAAFGPQHGMRGEKQDNMIESSDYHDPKYGIPVFSLYGDYRRPTPEMLESFDVILIDLQDVGCRIYTFLTTLFYVMDECATAGKSVWVLDRPNPAGRPVEGLILKNEYQSFVGAAAVPMRHGLTLGEAAYWYKAHKKLDVDLEVVSMNDYDPKDRGGMGWVPGVLSWVNPSPNLPRLSGVQMYAGTVMIEGTTLSEGRGTTIPLELIGAPDIDGEKVVEEMFRLCPDWLWACRLRPCFFEPTFQKHSHKLCSGLQIHIDQDIYEHNDFKPFRLVSLAFKSIRQIYPEYNIWRSPPYEYEKTLLPIDILSGSDELRRWVDQEDSTMDAWEQRLSVDEAKWAEERKPHLIYG